From the genome of Phaeodactylum tricornutum CCAP 1055/1 chromosome 13, whole genome shotgun sequence, one region includes:
- a CDS encoding predicted protein produces MNAPERASSFLLDEDSGERKIVYTTDTKVTNAGTFRLNKEDHTVLNLLRMQLLRDPGVRFAGYIHPHPLINYMELKVQTNSSHTSPTEVLSNAIEDLGSETDHLLKEVQNAMENWRKENQDVLGN; encoded by the coding sequence ATGAACGCACCAGAACGCGCTTCGTCCTTTTTGTTGGACGAAGATAGTGGTGAACGCAAGATCGTCTACACCACTGACACAAAAGTGACAAACGCCGGTACCTTCCGACTCAATAAAGAAGATCACACAGTTCTGAACTTATTGCGAATGCAGCTTCTTCGCGATCCTGGTGTTCGCTTTGCTGGTTACATCCACCCCCATCCGCTTATAAATTATATGGAGCTAAAAGTCCAAACAAACAGCAGCCATACTTCTCCAACTGAAGTTTTATCAAATGCAATTGAAGACTTGGGAAGCGAGACAGACCATCTGCTGAAAGAAGTACAGAATGCGATGGAGAATTGGAGAAAGGAAAACCAGGACGTGCTAGGAAACTAG
- a CDS encoding predicted protein codes for MTGRQNPAHGQAHNGHEYCPLSILPEVYRFKRPNGVMAMTKKCCPRCEATAIPLTPNFLSAPAAAMGDREQPKPTDPRPSISDTASFAGRDRLNTPMTARDAAFQARSHNGQAVEPPVLPRRRKKQIGNMFVLCSYADGTPILIAGPCWPFCVFVTLPLIMGVAGLVSFFLIFDDRFGLPSWLIAIYGLAVGAVLFSLFCVSCRDPGLMDRVVDEEAGQGGWFWNEQVGSFRPPGALYCRECAVLIQDYDHLIGLLCWALLDGLAS; via the exons ATGACAGGAAGACAGAATCCTGCCCACGGACAGGCTCATAACGGTCATGAATATTGTCCTCTCTCGATCCTTCCAGAAGTGTACCGGTTCAAACGGCCAAACGGAGTCATGGCGATGACAAAAAAGTGCTGCCCACGCTGCGAAGCAACGGCGATAcctctgaca CCAAACTTTCTTTCAGCCCCCGCAGCAGCAATGGGTGACAGAGAGCAACCGAAACCTACCGATCCTCGTCCGAGTATCTCCGACACAGCCTCCTTCGCAGGACGAGATAGATTAAACACCCCAATGACTGCGCGTGACGCTGCTTTTCAGGCAAGAAGCCACAATGGGCAAGCTGTTGAACCACCTGTTCTACCGCGCCGACGGAAAAAACA AATTGGGAACATGTTCGTACTTTGCAGCTATGCAGACGGTACACCCATCCTAATTGCTGGTCCTTGCTGGCCTTTTTGCGTTTTCGTCACTCTACCGTTGATTATGGGTGTCGCTGGCCTGGTGTCTTTTTTTTTAATATTCGATGATAGGTTTGGATTG CCCTCTTGGTTGATCGCAATATATGGATTGGCTGTCGGGGCAGTTTTGTTTTCGCTATTCTGTGTGTCGTGCAGGGACCCAGGTCTCATGGACCGCGTtgtggacgaagaagcaggTCAAGGGGGTTGGTTTTGGAACGAGCAGGTGGGGAGCTTTCGTCCTCCCGGTGCACTTTATTGTCGTGAATGTGCCGTTCTTATCCAAGATTACGATCATCT TATTGGTCTTCTTTGCTGGGCGCTTCTTGACGGTCTGGCGTCGTGA
- a CDS encoding predicted protein, translating into MVHIKHTISLWLILASSFGSDCLCRAFVPRRGDLVLKSYSVHSPQLNFQRSALSVLPVTELEKIKRVYCISDLHTDHIDNLKWLRNQVSGSSLKETDLVVVAGDISHEYNRLTETLQVLRQRCQVFFIAGNHEAWLTKEDPRSSMKKLQLVEAVCEKIGVHTKPIYVNGNYPLWIAPTHSWYDGTLSFDEILSKGFNEWPWVDFVRCEWSPDRFPAFPKSSGRGRIPQGLVEHFLELNEPFLQYLQEQISAGEAVLTVSHFLPNKQCLPDWCDLKSSSFDAGGWLDHGAGGMSAKFAKVAGSKLIDNQLRSLKLPGATKHLHLFGHSHRPKDFTFDGLRYIHNPLGKPRERALHMISPNVNFQLLWNTKTGEVAGKPVICYWEEEGGGVEKLRERLEKNRQKVSSRQYKDGI; encoded by the coding sequence ATGGTGCATATAAAACACACTATTTCACTTTGGCTGATACTGGCGTCATCGTTTGGAAGCGATTGTCTATGCCGTGCCTTTGTTCCGAGAAGGGGCGATCTTGTGTTAAAGTCTTATAGTGTGCATTCGCCACAACTCAATTTCCAGCGCAGCGCCCTCTCTGTGCTTCCAGTAACGGAACTAGAAAAGATTAAAAGAGTATACTGCATCTCTGATCTCCATACAGACCACATTGATAATTTGAAATGGTTGCGAAACCAAGTTTCTGGTTCAAGCCTCAAAGAAACtgaccttgttgttgttgccggtgATATTTCACATGAATACAATCGCCTTACCGAAACCCTTCAAGTTTTGCGCCAGCGATGTCAAGTTTTCTTTATTGCCGGAAACCATGAAGCCTGGCTCACAAAGGAGGACCCTCGGTCATCCATGAAAAAGCTGCAACTCGTCGAAGCGGTCTGCGAGAAAATAGGTGTGCACACCAAGCCAATTTATGTAAACGGAAATTACCCTCTGTGGATTGCTCCTACACACTCGTGGTACGATGGAACGTTATCTTTTGACGAAATTCTCAGCAAAGGCTTTAACGAATGGCCGTGGGTTGACTTTGTGCGTTGCGAATGGTCTCCAGATCGGTTTCCAGCATTTCCAAAGTCATCAGGACGGGGAAGAATACCACAAGGCTTAGTCGAACATTTTCTTGAATTGAATGAACCCTTCCTCCAATATTTACAAGAACAAATATCCGCTGGGGAAGCTGTCCTGACGGTTTCGCATTTTTTGCCCAATAAACAATGTCTTCCAGATTGGTGCGACTTGAAATCTTCCAGTTTCGATGCAGGCGGGTGGCTCGATCACGGTGCAGGCGGCATGAGCGCCAAATTTGCCAAGGTTGCAGGGTCGAAACTTATTGACAACCAATTGCGTTCTTTAAAATTACCAGGGGCGACAAAACATTTGCATTTGTTTGGGCATTCCCACCGTCCGAAGGACTTCACGTTTGATGGTCTCCGTTATATCCACAACCCTCTTGGCAAACCAAGAGAGCGAGCCTTGCACATGATATCTCCAAATGTCAATTTTCAACTTCTCTGGAATACAAAAACGGGAGAGGTAGCGGGAAAGCCGGTGATTTGTTACTGGGAGGAAGAAGGTGGGGGTGTTGAGAAACTTAGGGAAAGACTTGAAAAGAATCGGCAGAAAGTTTCATCCAGGCAATACAAGGACGGTATTTAG
- the FABD gene encoding malonyl-CoA:ACP transacylase (Catalyzes the transfer of malonyl-CoA to malonyl-ACP. A subunit of the type II, plastid-targeted FAS. Probably contains a bipartite plastid targeting signal.), translating to MGMLLLTVRRLGWATAFAPSFQSSIATATRARTSSRQASDSDFDDFSSQTAFMFPGQGAQFVGMCGDVVKDVPKAQALFDQASEILGYDLLQVCVDGPKEKLDSTVVSQPAIFVASMAAVEKLRQEQGDDAINAATCAMGLSLGEYSALCFADAISFADGVKITKARGEAMQAAADAVDSGMVSVIGLDKEKVAELCAMASEKSGERIQIANFLCSGNYAVSGSSKACEAVNELAKPEFKARMTVKLAVAGAFHTDFMKPAVASLEKVLADVEIQKPRIPVISNVDAKPHSDPETIKKLLATQVTSPVLWENTMDLMLSSGFEKAFELGPGKVTAGILKRFDKKAECENVEV from the coding sequence ATGGGGATGCTCCTACTGACTGTTCGTCGTCTCGGATGGGCAACAGCTTTTGCGCCGTCCTTCCAATCGAGCATCGCTACGGCCACGCGAGCTCGAACCTCATCTCGCCAAGCCAGTGATTCTGACTTTGATGACTTTTCTTCCCAGACGGCATTCATGTTCCCCGGGCAGGGCGCACAATTTGTCGGCATGTGTGGTGACGTCGTTAAGGATGTACCCAAAGCCCAAGCGCTCTTCGATCAAGCCAGCGAGATTCTGGGCTACGACTTGCTGCAAGTGTGCGTTGACGGACCCAAGGAAAAGCTGGATTCAACCGTAGTTTCACAGCCAGCTATTTTTGTTGCCAGCATGGCGGCGGTGGAAAAGCTCCGACAGGAACAGGGCGACGACGCCATCAACGCCGCCACCTGCGCCATGGGATTGAGTTTGGGCGAATACTCGGCGCTTTGCTTTGCCGACGCCATTTCCTTTGCAGACGGTGTCAAAATCACCAAGGCTCGGGGAGAAGCCATGCAAGCCGCCGCTGATGCCGTCGATAGTGGCATGGTTTCCGTTATTGGACTagacaaggaaaaggtgGCCGAGCTCTGTGCCATGGCCAGTGAGAAAAGTGGCGAACGGATCCAGATTGCTAACTTCCTTTGCAGCGGAAACTACGCCGTGAGTGGCAGTTCCAAGGCGTGTGAGGCCGTCAATGAACTCGCCAAACCCGAGTTCAAAGCACGCATGACGGTGAAACTTGCCGTGGCCGGGGCGTTTCATACGGATTTCATGAAACCGGCTGTTGCCTCCTTGGAAAAGGTCCTGGCCGATGTCGAGATTCAAAAACCACGAATCCCCGTCATTAGCAACGTGGATGCCAAGCCACATTCCGATCCCGAAACCATCAAAAAGCTCTTGGCGACCCAAGTCACGTCACCCGTCTTGTGGGAAAATACTATGGATCTTATGCTTTCCAGTGGCTTCGAAAAGGCCTTTGAACTAGGGCCTGGTAAAGTTACGGCCGGGATTCTCAAGCGATTCGATAAAAAAGCCGAATGTGAAAACGTTGAGGTGTAA
- a CDS encoding predicted protein, giving the protein IAFYTCGPTVYAPAHLGHARTYVCLDIVRRVLEHQYAQHRGGSSNSTMPSSPVPPPPLFVMNVTDVDDKILATAAARDETDSLSSPLALARHYEAAFWSDLDRLNVLRPHVVTRVTEHVETAILPYIQRLVDNGTAYCATSGDVYFDVRAFEDRTNARTRYGKLAPPVSATDFYSRLDQTAETVKRDPRDFVLWKRRKEGEALFWTAPVWGEGRPGWHIECSAMIQAVQEQFQQTHRFVVHAGGVDLQFPHHTNEIAQAEAHVLPDLDNVTDTTLPVQEWIPHWIHTGHVHIDGLKMSKSLKNFVSIEELLQDDNPSSLSSPADDFRLWCLGMSGSYRGPATYSRDAVSQSSHVREKLVRFLLDGERWLSQAG; this is encoded by the coding sequence ATTGCTTTTTACACGTGCGGGCCGACCGTTTACGCTCCGGCGCATCTGGGACACGCCCGGACCTATGTATGTCTCGATATTGTCCGGCGAGTCTTGGAACATCAGTATGCACAGCACAGAGGTGGGAGCAGCAACAGTACGATGCCGTCATCACCGGTACCTCCACCGCCATTGTTCGTAATGAACGTGACGGATGTCGATGACAAGATACtggcgacggcggcagcCCGGGACGAGACCGACTCACTGTCGTCACCCCTCGCACTGGCGCGCCATTACGAAGCCGCATTCTGGTCCGATTTGGATAGATTGAACGTTTTACGACCACACGTGGTCACGCGCGTCACCGAACACGTGGAAACAGCTATTCTGCCCTACATTCAAAGACTCGTCGACAACGGAACGGCTTATTGCGCGACTTCCGGTGATGTCTACTTTGACGTCCGAGCCTTTGAAGATCGGACGAACGCGAGGACGCGCTACGGCAAACTGGCGCCACCAGTATCAGCCACGGATTTTTATTCGCGGCTCGACCAAACTGCGGAGACCGTCAAACGCGATCCACGGGACTTTGTTCTGTGGAAACGGCGCAAAGAGGGAGAGGCTTTGTTTTGGACGGCACCAGTATGGGGCGAAGGACGTCCGGGATGGCACATTGAATGCTCCGCCATGATCCAGGCCGTACAAGAACAGTTTCAGCAGACTCATCGTTTTGTCGTGCACGCTGGCGGGGTGGACTTGCAGTTTCCCCACCACACGAACGAAATTGCGCAAGCCGAGGCACACGTACTACCGGATTTGGACAACGTAACGGACACAACGCTACCAGTACAGGAATGGATCCCGCATTGGATTCACACCGGTCACGTTCATATTGATGGATTGAAAATGTCCAAGTCTCTTAAAAACTTTGTGTCCATAGAAGAACTACTGCAAGATGACAACCCTTCGAGTTTGTCGTCGCCTGCTGATGATTTCCGTCTGTGGTGTTTGGGGATGTCGGGAAGTTATCGTGGACCAGCTACCTATTCTCGCGATGCTGTAAGTCAATCCTCCCACGTACGTGAAAAACTAGTTCGCTTCCTTCTAGACGGGGAACGGTGGCTATCACAGGCCGGC
- a CDS encoding predicted protein has product MSSQILPRLRLVHFSDVYELKNLSKLQTFLSQLSPPPVALVLGGDFLSPSTLSALDGGKGILTLMVLGSAGMVSTLRALGVTHATVGNHEADLKVSTLEKRLRKLAKGAKLINSNIKDVPDAPWFKEVFHPWSVLQTPCRKVTVAMGGFLSDEEGVFRDNTFKGAHIGDVTKAFDRVYRESVLNGPADVFLPVTHQTIYRDTLFAKHVLQTQPGLTLVLGGHEHSHYDLIVKSDNELFPDRSARILKGDSDATSVNLVDLTFDIVNDQFQTVEIDASLIDITAYEPSKVVQSIVDSHMSLLDSLDHETIVNADNLLPPGTPLSSERTRYSQTTVGSVLCQAIKEELEVDVAVINGATIKGNKRYEGSVMSYAQLKEELPFPTKMVVVPMKRWELQQAIYYSRTNPPSSNDIEEPERKGFLQVDVDFDRLGSHTGGQEDELLVALPRNLLKGFCKILPLMDIGDRLEKVGSLDLENHNFVPAIDLVVRHFCKEQWYELVHDNTFESLDRGDKGFLSREDVKTMMHKALGHEPAAFLVDDMISSIDADNNGVIDPGEFSHLLAQMERDHGMIKFD; this is encoded by the exons ATGTCTTCCCAAATCCTTCCGAGGCTTAGGCTAGTCCACTTTAGCGACGTTTACGAACTCAAAAACCTATCCAAATTGCAAACATTCCTTAGCCAGCTTTCTCCACCGCCGGTCGCGCTTGTGTTGGGTGGAGATTTTCTGTCGCCGTCGACCCTTTCCGCTCTTGATGGTGGGAAAG GTATATTGACTCTCATGGTTTTGGGCTCTGCAGGAATGGTCTCTACATTACGAGCGTTAGGTGTCACACACGCCACTGTCGGGAATCATGAAGCCGACTTGAAGGTTTCCACACTAGAGAAACGGCTTCGAAAGCTAGCCAAAGGAGCCAAACTGATCAATAGCAATATTAAAGATGTTCCAGATGCTCCCTGGTTTAAAGAAGTGTTCCATCCTTGGAGTGTTTTGCAAACACCGTGCCGTAAGGTTACCGTTGCCATGGGTGGGTTTCTATCTGACGAGGAGGGAGTTTTTCGGGATAATACTTTCAAAGGTGCACATATTGGTGATGTCACAAAAGCGTTCGACCGCGTGTACCGTGAAAGTGTCCTGAATGGGCCTGCCGATGTGTTTCTACCCGTCACGCACCAAACAATATATCGCGACACGTTGTTCGCCAAACACGTCTTGCAGACGCAGCCAGGTCTTACGCTCGTATTGGGAGGCCACGAACATTCTCACTACGATTTGATTGTAAAATCAGACAACGAGCTGTTCCCCGATCGAAGCGCTCGAATTCTCAAGGGTGATTCCGATGCTACCAGTGTGAATTTGGTTGATTTGACGTTTGATATCGTAAACGATCAGTTCCAGACCGTCGAGATCGATGCCTCTTTAATTGACATAACAGCATATGAGCCATCAAAAGTTGTGCAAAGCATTGTCGATTCCCACATGTCTTTATTGGATAGTTTGGATCACGAAACCATCGTGAACGCGGACAATTTATTGCCACCCGGTACACCGTTGAGTTCGGAACGTACCAGATACAGCCAGACCACCGTTGGAAGTGTACTGTGTCAGGCAATAAAAGAGGAGCTAGAAGTGGACGTGGCTGTAATAAATGGTGCCACCATTAAAGGAAACAAAAGGTACGAGGGGTCTGTAATGAGCTATGCGCAGCTTAAAGAGGAGCTACCTTTTCCTACCAAAATGGTAGTAGTTCCCATGAAACGATGGGAGCTCCAGCAAGCCATTTACTATTCTCGCACAAACCCTCCTTCATCAAACGATATCGAAGAGCCGGAACGGAAGGGATTTTTGCAGGTGGATGTGGATTTCGACCGGCTTGGGTCACATACAGGAGGACAGGAAGACGAACTTCTTGTCGCTCTCCCGCGCAATCTACTAAAAGGCTTTTGCAAGATTTTACCGCTCATGGACATTGGTGATCGCCTAGAAAAGGTGGGAAGCTTAGATTTGGAAAACCACAACTTTGTACCAGCTATTGATCTTGTGGTACGACACTTCTGCAAGGAACAATGGTACGAGCTGGTACACGACAATACCTTTGAGAGCTTGGATAGAGGAGACAAAGGATTCTTGTCACGAGAAGATGTGAAAACTATGATGCACAAAGCCTTGGGTCATGAACCTGCGGCCTTTCTGGTAGACGATATGATATCGTCTATCGACGCAGACAACAACGGTGTGATTGATCCCGGCGAGTTCAGTCACCTGCTGGCACAGATGGAACGGGATCATGGTATGATAAAGTTTGACTAG
- a CDS encoding predicted protein: protein MEFSQPQIPAIGAVISGKAAATCMSYHREGKRLFVISEADARMQVIDCVAGKPAQVPLRVDREQLRLVEATHHDHCVLFSGKGLSNQPPGQRNAINYYSVHDNKILRKFKGHQDKISCLSMCPADDTFLSSGDDRSVRLWNVQQAGCLAECKLPVEAAGGTLAVFDSTGLVFCVAARMNTGTGYYLHLYDARNFSAGAFAELK from the exons ATGGAATTTTCGCAGCCTCAAATCCCTGCTATTGGTGCCGTCATATCAggaaaagcagcagcaacatGCATGTCGTATCACCGTGAAGGGAAACGTCTATTCGTCATATCTGAAGCCGATGCCCGTATGCAAGTAATCGACTGTGTGGCGGGTAAGCCCGCTCAAGTGCCACTCCGAGTCGATCGCGAGCAGCTGCGTCTTGTAGAAGCAAC GCATCACGACCACTGTGTGTTATTTTCCGGGAAAGGGTTGTCCAATCAACCTCCAGGACAGAGGAATGCCATCAACTATTACTCGGTTCACGACAATAAAATTCTGCGTAAATTCAAAGGCCACCAGGATAAAATTTCTTGCTTAAGCATGTGTCCGGCAGACGATACGTTCTTATCCAGTGGCGACGACCGATCCGTGCGGCTTTGGAATGTGCAACAGGCTGGGTGCTTGGCGGAATGCAAACTTCCCGTAGAAGCGGCGGGCGGGACTTTGGCTGTTTTTGACTCGACGGGATTGGTGTTCTGTGTAGCTGCCCGCATGAATACTGGTACGGGATACTACCTGCACCTTTATGACGCCCGGAATTTTAGTGCAGGGGCGTTTGCGGAACTCAAA
- a CDS encoding predicted protein: protein MRVAYQGVSGAYSEKATRELLGPKVTAVGHPNFEACFRAVASGECDYACLPIENSLGGSIHENYDLMLRYDLTIIGEHDFRVKHCLLAKPGVRREDIKYAISHPQALAQCDNFLRGLGITPVATYDTAGSAKMISEGEGLPERPKCTPENTAAIASDLAGKTYGLNCLGEGIEDDDTNFTRFLLLSRKDVVQYLTKKIPAKTSVVFTLPNTPGALYKALACFASRDIDFSKIESRPTSASLLNFLKFKSQQMGKKARNKADLPRFRYCFYLDFLANQLDENTQNALAHLREQADFVRILGSYPQ, encoded by the exons ATGCGTGTAGCCTACCAAGGCGTATCGGGCGCCTATTCGGAGAAGGCAACCCGTGAGCTTCTCGGACCAAAAGTGACGGCCGTTGGGCATCCAAACTTTGAAGCCTGCTTCCGAGCAGTCGCCTCGGGCGAGTGCGATTATGCGTGCTTACCGATAGAGAATTCTCTTGGCGGTAGCATCCACGAAAATTACGACCTCATGCTGCGGTATGATCTCACCATCATCGGAGAACACGACTTTCGTGTCAAACACTGTCTCTTGGCCAAACCCGGCGTCAGACGAGAAGACATCAAATACGCCATATCACATC CTCAAGCTTTGGCGCAGTGTGACAATTTCTTGCGGGGACTTGGCATTACTCCGGTGGCAACGTACGACACAGCAGGATCGGCAAAGATGATATCTGAGGGGGAAGGCCTGCCGGAACGACCAAAGTGCACGCCAGAGAATACAGCAGCCATTGCTTCTGACTTAGCGGGAAAGACATACGGCCTAAACTGCTTGGGCGAAGGTATTGAAGATGACGATACAAACTTTACACGATTCTTGCTGCTCTCCCGAAAGGATGTGGTACAATACTTGACAAAAAAAATCCCAGCCAAAACTTCAGTCGTCTTCACGTTGCCCAACACCCCTGGAGCTCTCTATAAAGCTCTCGCTTGCTTTGCGTCACGCGATATTGATTTTTCCAAGATTGAATCCCGTCCGACATCTGCATCCCTTTTGaactttttgaaattcaagTCGCAGCAGATGGGAAAGAAAGCACGAAACAAAGCCGATTTACCCCGTTTCCGCTACTGTTTCTATCTTGATTTCCTGGCGAATCAGTTGGACGAGAATACGCAGAATGCCTTAGCTCATTTGCGTGAACAGGCCGACTTTGTCCGTATTCTGGGTTCGTATCCACAA
- a CDS encoding predicted protein — MRIPSRFRSLLCGILCSTLSADEALSKTQILDVLVVQNIVTELRTAQKQFMPDAASPLFPRPFITAAYAQSVDGKLAAYNGKEEVETTSNFPLSGSDSLLLTHAIRASHDGVLIGGKTLSIDNPRLTNRLWDHDSLKLHAQPTSIVLDTHLNNIQSLGDSMRLKHPIICCSKEAASSCKELPSSVVLLPCRCSKNGQIDLGDMLHKLYIGYGIKSLMIEGGPTLLKSFLDDQLVDCLCITIAPKFLGSGIGVSTNKGYHLPVSTTNFYIVGKDCCMISVIR, encoded by the coding sequence ATGCGAATTCCAAGTCGATTTCGCTCTCTACTTTGTGGCATACTGTGCTCGACTTTGAGTGCAGACGAAGCTTTGAGTAAGACACAAATTCTCGACGTACTAGTTGTCCAGAATATTGTCACGGAATTAAGAACCGCTCAAAAACAGTTTATGCCAGACGCTGCATCGCCTCTATTTCCTCGCCCCTTTATAACTGCGGCGTATGCCCAAAGTGTAGATGGAAAATTAGCAGCTTACAACGGCAAAGAAGAAGTCGAGACGACGAGCAACTTTCCTCTCAGTGGTAGTGATTCTTTGCTGCTCACCCACGCAATACGAGCCTCTCATGACGGTGTACTTATCGGCGGAAAAACACTCTCTATTGACAATCCAAGACTCACGAATAGACTTTGGGATCACGATTCTTTAAAACTGCACGCTCAACCGACTTCTATCGTATTGGACACACACCTTAACAACATACAGAGCTTGGGAGATTCGATGAGATTGAAGCATCCCATCATTTGTTGTAGCAAAGAAGCAGCATCATCGTGCAAAGAGCTTCCCTCTAGTGTGGtgcttcttccttgtcgaTGTTCAAAGAATGGCCAGATTGATTTAGGTGACATGCTCCACAAACTTTACATTGGATATGGTATAAAATCTTTAATGATTGAAGGTGGTCCGACATTACTCAAGTCGTTTTTGGATGATCAGCTTGTGGACTGTCTTTGTATAACTATTGCACCCAAATTTCTCGGATCAGGGATTGGCGTGTCCACCAACAAAGGTTACCATCTCCCTGTTTCGACAACTAATTTTTACATCGTTGGAAAAGACTGTTGTATGATTAGTGTGATTCGGTAA
- a CDS encoding predicted protein encodes MKFCKNLQRVVDISDPEWAPYWTNYKMLKKLIKELPSLVPGEDTTGREAEKRSRAPSTEGPRSDSPESFDSSMIASTGSQHRGDRTTENESHMTSFEQDDTEEGTNPPHEAAYRKEELNRSPGEIAFFKLLHTEFKKATFFFDKAQQEFIIREERVQEGSKIMEQPNSIMVNEKWSLLAKSIYRLYKDLLLFETFAIMTYCSFSKILKKHDKVTGHQTRKAFMANVVNKANFTNYPRVLEMISRCEHLYDGVSNRLLQEGKEGLYEDERLFINMIARLNEQALDTAEGEGAPDRKSGRRSLALPATYPRVQETAAVSTLRSLVEENDLRASAAHVSEGHVGDDSDGDSKRPADEPSSPPSKRKKALK; translated from the exons ATGAAGTTTTGTAAGAATCTGCAACGTGTAGTTGATATCTCAGACCCTGAGTGGGCTCCGTATTGGACTAACTACAAAATGCTGAAG AAATTAATCAAGGAGTTACCTTCCTTGGTACCGGGTGAGGATACAACCGGAAGAGAGGCCGAAAAAAGGTCACGAGCGCCATCTACCGAAGGGCCGAGGTCAGATTCACCCGAGTCATTCGACTCCTCGATGATTGCTTCGACTGGATCTCAGCACCGTGGCGATAGAACAACAGAAAATGAATCTCATATGACTTCATTCGAACAGGATGATACAGAGGAAGGGACGAATCCTCCTCATGAGGCCGCGTATAGAAAAGAAGAGCTCAATCGTAGTCCTGGTGAAATTGCTTTTTTTAAACTGTTGCACACTGAGTTTAAGAAAGCCACGTTCTTTTTTGACAAGGCTCAGCAAGAGTTTATTATTCGAGAAGAACGTGTTCAGGAAGGAAGCAAAATTATGGAACAACCGAATTCTATCATGGTGAATGAGAAATGGTCCTTGTTGGCGAAGAGTATATACAGACTTTACAAGGATTTACTCCTTTTCGAAACGTTTGCTATCATGACATACTGCTCCTTTTCGAAGATTCTAAAAAAGCATGACAAAGTGACTGGTCATCAGACTCGAAAAGCATTTATGGCAAACGTTGTGAATAAGGCAAATTTCACAAATTATCCAAGAGTTTTGGAGATGATTAGTCGGTGCGAGCATTTGTACGATGGAGTTTCAAATCGTCTTTTACAAGAAGGAAAGGAAGGTCTGTATGAAGATGAACGCCTCTTTATCAACATGATTGCTCGTTTAAACGAACAAGCCCTTGATACTGCGGAAGGAGAAGGCGCACCGGATCGAAAGTCTGGACGTCGTAGTCTTGCTCTTCCGGCCACATATCCACGAGTACAAGAGACCGCTGCAGTGTCAACGCTCCGCTCATTGGTCGAAGAAAACGACCTACGGGCTTCGGCTGCACATGTCTCCGAAGGTCACGTTGGTGATGATTCGGACGGCGATTCGAAGCGTCCGGCAGATGAGCCCTCATCGCCGCcttcgaaacgaaaaaaggCTTTGAAATAG